A region of the Muricauda sp. MAR_2010_75 genome:
CAGGCTACCCCTTTGAAAAGTTTGTCGGCAAATTGCTGGAACACGAAGGATTTCAGACACAAGTCAGTAGCATCATACAGGGAAGCTGTGTGACCCATGAAGTAGATGTCATTGCCCAAAAGGATAAGAAACATTATATGATTGAATGCAAATACCATAGCGACCAAGGCAGGTTTTGCAATGTCAAGATTCCACTATATATACATTCAAGATTTTTGGATGTCGAAAAACAATGGGAAAAACAGCAAGGCCACAAAACAAAGTTTCATCAGGGTGGAGTGTACACCAACACCCGTTTTACAACTGATGCTATACAATATGGCACCTGTGTTGGGCTGATGCTTACAAGTTGGGATTATCCGGAAGGAAACGGTCTGAAAGAACGCATAGACAAATCCGGCCTACATCCCTTAACCTCTTTAACAACCTTGACGAAGGCCGAGAAATCCAAATTATTGGATAAAGGCATTGTGCTCTGCAAAGAGCTTCACGAAACACCTACTTTGCTAAATGAAATCGGAATAGATAAAACAAGGCACAAAAAGATTTTGGAGGATTCCGAAGCACTGTGCAAAAACCATTAAAAAAATAAAATCTTAAAAATAACTATCATGAAAACAGAAGAATTAAAGAAACAAAAGAGTATTGATTTAGAACCATTTTACGAAGCATTGGAAGATGACCCAAAACTGCTTGAAGAAGCCTTGGAAATACTATTGGAAATGGTAAACTTTGAACCTTTATCCATTAAAAAGTTAGCCCTTTTTATCAAAGAGGATTCGCGAAATCTTTATAATGAAATAGTAGAGTTGTACAAATCGACTCAAGACAAAAGTAACACACCTTCTTGCTGTGGTGGCCACTAAAAAAATATTATAAAAATGAAAAATAATAAAATAAACATCCATTTTTTGGGAGCGGTTGGTACAGTAACCGGTTCCAAATATTTAGTGGATACTGGAAACAAAAAAATACTGATTGACTGTGGATTGTTTCAAGGCTTAAAAGAGTTACGTCTCAAAAACTGGGAATATCTCCCTGTGAACGTTTCAGAGATTGATGTGGTTTTGCTCACACACGGCCATATGGACCACACAGGCTATCTACCAAGATTGGTCAAACAAGGATTTAATGGTTTTATTTACGGTACAAATCCAACCTTGGATATTGCCAAAATCATTCTGAACGATAGTGCTAAAATACAGGAACAGGAAGCCGAACGTGCCAATAAAGAAGGTTATTCCAAGCACAGCCCAGCAGAGCCACTATACGACTTAAAGGATGTTGAAAAAACCGTTCCACATTTTAAGGGCGTTCCGCAATCACAATGGATTCCATTGTTTGATGGCGTAAAAGCCCGTTTCCAATACAATGGACATATTTTGGGAGCAACTTATATCGATTTGGATGTACATGGAAAACGCTATGTCTTTTCAGGAGATATAGGTAGAACCCATGATTTACTGTTATACCCACCATTAAACCCGAAAAAGGCCGATGTACTGTTTATTGAATCCACTTATGGCGGAAGATTTCATCCAGAGGAAGAAGAAGCCATTCCACAGATTGAAAAACTGGTCAATGACACCCTTGATAGAGGTGGCAGTCTATTTGTCCCAAGCTTTTCGGTAGAACGTGCCCAACTTATGATGCTTATTTTTTGGAGATTGCTCAAGGAAAATAAAATACCAAAAGTGCAAATGATAATGGACAGCCCTATGGGGACTAATGTACTAGAACTATTCCACCGCACAAGGGATTGGCACAGATTAGAAGACAATGAATGTGATGAAATGTGCTCGCACTTTACCGTTGTAAGCAGTTATCGTGAAACTATGGAATTGCGGACTGATAATAAACCAAAAATTGTCATTGCCGGAAGCGGAATGCTTACTGGAGGAAGAATGCTTAACTATCTTGAAACCCAAGCTCAAAACTCCAATAATACCCTTCTATTTGTAGGTTATCAGGCCGAAGGTACACGTGGCAGGAAGTTACTGGAAGGTGACAAGGAACTCAAAGTTTATGGAAAATGGGTTCCTTTTAACATGGAAGTTGTTGAAATTGAAGGGCTTTCAGCGCATGCAGACCATAAAGAACTTTTGGGTTGGATGAGTAAGATACAGAACACGCCTGAACGGATTTTTATTGTACACGGTGAAAATGAAGGTGCAAAGGCATTGAAAAACGACATTGAGAGAACTTATAGCTGGAAAGCAGAAATACCGCAATTATACAGCATTGAAGAAATAGTATAGGCCATGGAACAACATTCAAATATTTTAAAATATAAACATCTTGGTATCTATACCCAAAACGAAAATGTGGTATATATGCGTGATGATTGCCTCGTGTGTATTTCGGAAGGGTTTGAGGCACTCACAAGGATAAGGGTTGCTAAAGTAACCCGTTCAATAGTGGCAAGCCTCAATGTCATAAATTCAGATATTCTGTTGCCCAATGAGATAGGTCTATCAGACGCTGCTGCAAAAAAACTGAATGTTTCCCCAAATGATATGCTGTATGTTTCCCATTTGGAACCTATTGAATCGTTGAGTCACGTAAGGGCAAAAATTTATAATCAAAAGCTCAATTACGATGCCTATAATCAGATCATAAAAGACATCGTGGAGGGAGATTATTCAAATATCCATCTTTCAGCATTTATCACAGCCTGTGCAGGAGACCGAATGGATATTGATGAAATATCCGACCTAACAAAAGCGATGATTGCTTCAGGAAAGCAACTAAACTGGAACAAAGAAATAGTTGTGGATAAACATTGTATTGGTGGATTGCCTGGAAACCGAACCACCCCCTTGGTAGTGGCTATAGTTGCCGCTTACGGGCTTACAATGCCCAAAACATCGTCCCGAGCCATTACATCACCAGCAGGTACGGCGGACACAATGGAAGTTCTCACCAACGTTGCGCTTTCTGCTGACGAGATAGAGAACGTAGTAAATCAAGAAGGTGGTTGTTTTGTTTGGGGCGGTACTGCCCAACTAAGTCCCGCAGATGATGTGCTCATTAAAATTGAAAAAGCATTGGATATTGACAGTGAAGGGCAGCTAATAGCTTCCGTACTATCAAAAAAAGCTGCAGCTGGTTCTACTCACGTTGTTATCGATATCCCTGTAGGTGAAACTGCCAAAGTTCGTAGTATGGAAATGGCTGAAAAGCTGAAAAATCATTTGGAAAATGTCGGTAAGGCTGTCGGCCTGAAGGTAAAAGCAATCATAACAGATGGCTCTCAACCTGTAGGCTATGGCATCGGCCCAACATTGGAAGCTATCGACATATTGAATGTGCTAAAAAATGAAGAAGATGCACCCAAAGACTTAAAGGAACGTGTTGTGCT
Encoded here:
- a CDS encoding ATP cone domain-containing protein, with the translated sequence MDKITIIKASGEKAPFQMEKVRRSLERAGANEITINEIVKNIEDIVFDGMTTKKIYQMAFKMLKRKSRVSASKYKLKKALMELGPSGYPFEKFVGKLLEHEGFQTQVSSIIQGSCVTHEVDVIAQKDKKHYMIECKYHSDQGRFCNVKIPLYIHSRFLDVEKQWEKQQGHKTKFHQGGVYTNTRFTTDAIQYGTCVGLMLTSWDYPEGNGLKERIDKSGLHPLTSLTTLTKAEKSKLLDKGIVLCKELHETPTLLNEIGIDKTRHKKILEDSEALCKNH
- a CDS encoding MBL fold metallo-hydrolase RNA specificity domain-containing protein; translated protein: MKNNKINIHFLGAVGTVTGSKYLVDTGNKKILIDCGLFQGLKELRLKNWEYLPVNVSEIDVVLLTHGHMDHTGYLPRLVKQGFNGFIYGTNPTLDIAKIILNDSAKIQEQEAERANKEGYSKHSPAEPLYDLKDVEKTVPHFKGVPQSQWIPLFDGVKARFQYNGHILGATYIDLDVHGKRYVFSGDIGRTHDLLLYPPLNPKKADVLFIESTYGGRFHPEEEEAIPQIEKLVNDTLDRGGSLFVPSFSVERAQLMMLIFWRLLKENKIPKVQMIMDSPMGTNVLELFHRTRDWHRLEDNECDEMCSHFTVVSSYRETMELRTDNKPKIVIAGSGMLTGGRMLNYLETQAQNSNNTLLFVGYQAEGTRGRKLLEGDKELKVYGKWVPFNMEVVEIEGLSAHADHKELLGWMSKIQNTPERIFIVHGENEGAKALKNDIERTYSWKAEIPQLYSIEEIV
- a CDS encoding thymidine phosphorylase family protein; translation: MEQHSNILKYKHLGIYTQNENVVYMRDDCLVCISEGFEALTRIRVAKVTRSIVASLNVINSDILLPNEIGLSDAAAKKLNVSPNDMLYVSHLEPIESLSHVRAKIYNQKLNYDAYNQIIKDIVEGDYSNIHLSAFITACAGDRMDIDEISDLTKAMIASGKQLNWNKEIVVDKHCIGGLPGNRTTPLVVAIVAAYGLTMPKTSSRAITSPAGTADTMEVLTNVALSADEIENVVNQEGGCFVWGGTAQLSPADDVLIKIEKALDIDSEGQLIASVLSKKAAAGSTHVVIDIPVGETAKVRSMEMAEKLKNHLENVGKAVGLKVKAIITDGSQPVGYGIGPTLEAIDILNVLKNEEDAPKDLKERVVLLAGELLELSGKVEKEKGMETAKEVLISGKAYEKFLAICKAQGRFTQPVLAPFKTEIRAETSGILKRIDNRKIAKLAKLSGAPQSKSAGISLNVHLNDKVEKDGLLYTLFAESQGELNYALEYKNRHNDIITIK